The Triticum aestivum cultivar Chinese Spring chromosome 7B, IWGSC CS RefSeq v2.1, whole genome shotgun sequence genome window below encodes:
- the LOC123162506 gene encoding uncharacterized protein has product MATAKRSKAKAAKAKAAEAAKTARANAYEAERAADADAVRAAKIAKRKAREAKKAATTDTAKAKEAEEAARTAKFMAEEAAKAKEAADEARRLEDKETEWAQCEEELFASRFRRFWNKFYACRGRGVTFHQTTSIPAMRYTSPASRDSPDAMDTLQFKSVKIASIKECLHWPLQVFGIVAARDILDNKRNIIFHRPRNSCQTITEEDPYLALTGPSRAIAVSIDPSYIEVSLKVKGPTKAEDKDLSDLVVTYKSAYCLTGVYPSRLSTLKLEFSHVSFSVEATICIKLTGGSWPIGFQSVFTAGTSTDDVLVKLLDSGHDGLPVDANGVTKLSRRVVSVGLEKFLKVCLMAISINEKQVVESSEATFKPERADISLINLSLGFCSMEVAVAWSCFCDE; this is encoded by the exons ATGGCTACGGCTAAGAGAAGCAAGGCGAAAGCTGCCAAGGCCAAAGCCGCGGAAGCAGCCAAGACAGCCAGGGCCAACGCCTACGAGGCCGAAAGGGCAGCTGACGCGGACGCTGTACGGGCCGCCAAGATTGCCAAGAGGAAGGCGAGAGAGGCCAAAAAAGCTGCCACGACGGACACCGCGAAAGCCAAAGAGGCAGAAGAAGCCGCCAGGACAGCCAAATTCATGGCCGAAGAAGCCGCCAAGGCAAAGGAAGCCGCGGACGAGGCGAGGCGGCTGGAGGACAAGGAAACGGAGTGGGCGCAGTGCGAGGAAGAGCTGTTCGCCTCGAGGTTCCGCCGTTTCTGGAACAAATTCTACGCCTGCCGCGGCCGCGGCGTCACCTTCCATCAAACCA CATCTATCCCTGCCATGCGTTATACGTCCCCTGCTTCTCGTGACTCGCCCGATGCCATGGATACTCTACAGTTCAAGTCAGTCAAAATCGCATCAATCAAAGAGTGCTTACACTGGCCGCTGCAAGTGTTTGGCATCGTTGCTGCACGTGATATCCTGGATAACAAGCGCAACATTATTTTCCACCGTCCGAGAAATAGCTGCCAGACCATCACCGAAGAG GATCCATATCTTGCATTGACCGGCCCCAGTCGAGCTATTGCGGTGTCAATAGACCCTTCCTACATTGAGGTTTCCCTGAAAGTCAAGGGCCCTACAAAAGCTGAGGATAAAGATCTGAGTGATCTTGTTGTGACTTACAAAAGTGCGTATTGCCTAACTGGTGTTTACCCTAGCAGGCTCAGCACGCTGAAACTTGAATTCAGCCACGTTAGTTTCTCTGTGGAGGCCACAATCTGTATAAAACTCACTGGTGGGTCATGGCCAATTGGTTTCCAAAGTGTATTCACTGCTGGCACTTCTACTGATGATGTCCTTGTCAAATTACTTGATTCCGGACATGACGGGTTGCCTGTCGATGCCAATGGTGTGACCAAGCTCTCGCGTCGCGTGGTTTCTGTTGGACTGGAGAAGTTTCTGAAGGTTTGTCTCATGGCAATTTCGATTAATGAGAAACAAGTTGTTGAGAGTAGCGAGGCAACTTTTAAGCCTGAGAGGGCTGACATTAGCCTAATCAATCTTAGTCTTGGCTTCTGTAGTATGGAAGTCGCCGTTGCTTGGTCATGTTTCTGTGATGAGTGA
- the LOC123161126 gene encoding protein PHLOEM UNLOADING MODULATOR isoform X2, with translation MPRPKAERPVPPPACRRSLAAGGLGLAAAAYVGVDYLSRTSPSLHGRLQPAIWAALALATAARAPFYRRWDAEIRAAPWFLAAMIFMFAALLCEAISVRFVSSVLGLRWHRSTAPLPDTGQWLLLALNERLPQTVVYLLRAHIISLHHYLMLFIMLGFSAFFDCIKGPGLGIGTRPWCAAARYKIPDHPHAWAQKYYAPYASDPRAIRRVILVDMPYAIVQNYSDHYRPDWAHMSFLIDILRPSAGEGPSWYHLVNKAGGGCNDLIYSGHMFVAVLTAMAWTGHPYVQTFLCHNQGSVIRPPLLTCGSALALEEAYGGWISVGIWFLVLHSAQREIRERYHYSADCVVAIYVGILLWRVTGFIWSTRDSDQARRLAKLDEVQNRLFHAAKDSDIDEIRGLLNEVEMAGQPKKTFSQGVILSFAAFMITFTLLFALLAFSLTSNG, from the exons ATGCCGAGACCCAAGGCAGAGAGGCCCGTGCCGCCGCCGGCCTGCCGCCGGTCCCTCGCGGCGGGCGGGCTGGGCCTGGCGGCCGCGGCGTACGTGGGCGTGGACTACCTCAGCCGCACGTCCCCCTCGCTGCACGGGCGGCTGCAGCCGGCGATCTGGGCGGCGCTGGCGCTCGCCACCGCCGCGCGGGCGCCCTTCTACCGCCGCTGGGACGCCGAGATCCGCGCCGCCCCGTGGTTCCTCGCCGCCATGATCTTCATGTTCGCCGCCCTGCTCTGCGAGGCCATCTCCGTCCGGTTCGTCTCCAGCGTGCTCGGCCTCCGGTGGCATAG ATCTACTGCTCCTCTTCCGGACACTGGTCAGTGGCTTCTTCTAGCACTAAACGAGAGGCTTCCTCAAACTGTGGTTTATCTATTGAGAGCCCACATCATCAGTCTACATCATTACTTGATGTTGTTTATCATGTTGGGATTCTCGGCATTTTTTGACTGCATCAAAGGTCCTGGCCTTGGAATAGGCACAAG GCCTTGGTGTGCTGCCGCTCGATATAAAATACCTGACCATCCTCATGCTTGGGCCCAGAAGTATTATGCTCCGTATGCTTCTGATCCGCGTGCAATCCGCAGGGTCATACTAGTGGATATGCCATATG CCATTGTTCAAAATTATTCTGATCACTATAGACCTGATTGGGCACATATGAGCTTCCTAATAGACATATTGAGGCCCTCTGCCGGAGAGGGGCCTTCGTGGTATCATTTGGTGAATAAAGCCGGTGGTGGTTGCAATGATCTTATTTATAGTGGGCACATGTTTGTTGCTGTCCTGACTGCTATGGCATGGACG GGTCACCCCTATGTTCAAACATTCTTATGTCACAACCAAGGAAGTGTGATACGCCCACCCTTGCTAACATGTGGTTCTGCATTAGCCTTAGAG GAAGCGTACGGGGGATGGATATCAGTTGGGATATGGTTTCTAGTCCTGCACAGTGCCCAGAGGGAGATACGGGAGCGTTATCATTATAGTGCCGACTGTGTTGTAGCAATTTACGTTGGAATCCTCTTGTGGCGGGTCACTGGGTTCATCTGGTCCACGAGGGATTCAGATCAAGCCAGAAGACTTGCCAAACTCGACGAAGTTCAGAACAGATTATTTCATGCTGCAAAGGACTCGGACATCGACGAAATAAGGGGGCTGCTAAATGAAGTTGAGATGGCTGGACAGCCAAAGAAGACCTTCTCACAGGGTGTCATCTTATCCTTTGCTGCTTTTATGATTACATTCACCCTCCTGTTTGCTCTCCTTGCATTCTCACTTACTAGCAATGGATGA
- the LOC123161126 gene encoding protein PHLOEM UNLOADING MODULATOR isoform X1, translating into MPRPKAERPVPPPACRRSLAAGGLGLAAAAYVGVDYLSRTSPSLHGRLQPAIWAALALATAARAPFYRRWDAEIRAAPWFLAAMIFMFAALLCEAISVRFVSSVLGLRWHRSTAPLPDTGQWLLLALNERLPQTVVYLLRAHIISLHHYLMLFIMLGFSAFFDCIKGPGLGIGTRYMFAMAVGRFLRTITFVSTILPSARPWCAAARYKIPDHPHAWAQKYYAPYASDPRAIRRVILVDMPYAIVQNYSDHYRPDWAHMSFLIDILRPSAGEGPSWYHLVNKAGGGCNDLIYSGHMFVAVLTAMAWTGHPYVQTFLCHNQGSVIRPPLLTCGSALALEEAYGGWISVGIWFLVLHSAQREIRERYHYSADCVVAIYVGILLWRVTGFIWSTRDSDQARRLAKLDEVQNRLFHAAKDSDIDEIRGLLNEVEMAGQPKKTFSQGVILSFAAFMITFTLLFALLAFSLTSNG; encoded by the exons ATGCCGAGACCCAAGGCAGAGAGGCCCGTGCCGCCGCCGGCCTGCCGCCGGTCCCTCGCGGCGGGCGGGCTGGGCCTGGCGGCCGCGGCGTACGTGGGCGTGGACTACCTCAGCCGCACGTCCCCCTCGCTGCACGGGCGGCTGCAGCCGGCGATCTGGGCGGCGCTGGCGCTCGCCACCGCCGCGCGGGCGCCCTTCTACCGCCGCTGGGACGCCGAGATCCGCGCCGCCCCGTGGTTCCTCGCCGCCATGATCTTCATGTTCGCCGCCCTGCTCTGCGAGGCCATCTCCGTCCGGTTCGTCTCCAGCGTGCTCGGCCTCCGGTGGCATAG ATCTACTGCTCCTCTTCCGGACACTGGTCAGTGGCTTCTTCTAGCACTAAACGAGAGGCTTCCTCAAACTGTGGTTTATCTATTGAGAGCCCACATCATCAGTCTACATCATTACTTGATGTTGTTTATCATGTTGGGATTCTCGGCATTTTTTGACTGCATCAAAGGTCCTGGCCTTGGAATAGGCACAAGGTATATGTTTGCTATGGCGGTCGGGCGTTTTCTTCGGACCATAACATTTGTTTCTACGATTCTTCCATCCGCAAGGCCTTGGTGTGCTGCCGCTCGATATAAAATACCTGACCATCCTCATGCTTGGGCCCAGAAGTATTATGCTCCGTATGCTTCTGATCCGCGTGCAATCCGCAGGGTCATACTAGTGGATATGCCATATG CCATTGTTCAAAATTATTCTGATCACTATAGACCTGATTGGGCACATATGAGCTTCCTAATAGACATATTGAGGCCCTCTGCCGGAGAGGGGCCTTCGTGGTATCATTTGGTGAATAAAGCCGGTGGTGGTTGCAATGATCTTATTTATAGTGGGCACATGTTTGTTGCTGTCCTGACTGCTATGGCATGGACG GGTCACCCCTATGTTCAAACATTCTTATGTCACAACCAAGGAAGTGTGATACGCCCACCCTTGCTAACATGTGGTTCTGCATTAGCCTTAGAG GAAGCGTACGGGGGATGGATATCAGTTGGGATATGGTTTCTAGTCCTGCACAGTGCCCAGAGGGAGATACGGGAGCGTTATCATTATAGTGCCGACTGTGTTGTAGCAATTTACGTTGGAATCCTCTTGTGGCGGGTCACTGGGTTCATCTGGTCCACGAGGGATTCAGATCAAGCCAGAAGACTTGCCAAACTCGACGAAGTTCAGAACAGATTATTTCATGCTGCAAAGGACTCGGACATCGACGAAATAAGGGGGCTGCTAAATGAAGTTGAGATGGCTGGACAGCCAAAGAAGACCTTCTCACAGGGTGTCATCTTATCCTTTGCTGCTTTTATGATTACATTCACCCTCCTGTTTGCTCTCCTTGCATTCTCACTTACTAGCAATGGATGA
- the LOC123161126 gene encoding protein PHLOEM UNLOADING MODULATOR isoform X3, which translates to MPRPKAERPVPPPACRRSLAAGGLGLAAAAYVGVDYLSRTSPSLHGRLQPAIWAALALATAARAPFYRRWDAEIRAAPWFLAAMIFMFAALLCEAISVRFVSSVLGLRWHRSTAPLPDTGQWLLLALNERLPQTVVYLLRAHIISLHHYLMLFIMLGFSAFFDCIKGPGLGIGTRYMFAMAVGRFLRTITFVSTILPSARPWCAAARYKIPDHPHAWAQKYYAPYASDPRAIRRVILVDMPYAIVQNYSDHYRPDWAHMSFLIDILRPSAGEGPSWYHLVNKAGGGCNDLIYSGHMFVAVLTAMAWTEAYGGWISVGIWFLVLHSAQREIRERYHYSADCVVAIYVGILLWRVTGFIWSTRDSDQARRLAKLDEVQNRLFHAAKDSDIDEIRGLLNEVEMAGQPKKTFSQGVILSFAAFMITFTLLFALLAFSLTSNG; encoded by the exons ATGCCGAGACCCAAGGCAGAGAGGCCCGTGCCGCCGCCGGCCTGCCGCCGGTCCCTCGCGGCGGGCGGGCTGGGCCTGGCGGCCGCGGCGTACGTGGGCGTGGACTACCTCAGCCGCACGTCCCCCTCGCTGCACGGGCGGCTGCAGCCGGCGATCTGGGCGGCGCTGGCGCTCGCCACCGCCGCGCGGGCGCCCTTCTACCGCCGCTGGGACGCCGAGATCCGCGCCGCCCCGTGGTTCCTCGCCGCCATGATCTTCATGTTCGCCGCCCTGCTCTGCGAGGCCATCTCCGTCCGGTTCGTCTCCAGCGTGCTCGGCCTCCGGTGGCATAG ATCTACTGCTCCTCTTCCGGACACTGGTCAGTGGCTTCTTCTAGCACTAAACGAGAGGCTTCCTCAAACTGTGGTTTATCTATTGAGAGCCCACATCATCAGTCTACATCATTACTTGATGTTGTTTATCATGTTGGGATTCTCGGCATTTTTTGACTGCATCAAAGGTCCTGGCCTTGGAATAGGCACAAGGTATATGTTTGCTATGGCGGTCGGGCGTTTTCTTCGGACCATAACATTTGTTTCTACGATTCTTCCATCCGCAAGGCCTTGGTGTGCTGCCGCTCGATATAAAATACCTGACCATCCTCATGCTTGGGCCCAGAAGTATTATGCTCCGTATGCTTCTGATCCGCGTGCAATCCGCAGGGTCATACTAGTGGATATGCCATATG CCATTGTTCAAAATTATTCTGATCACTATAGACCTGATTGGGCACATATGAGCTTCCTAATAGACATATTGAGGCCCTCTGCCGGAGAGGGGCCTTCGTGGTATCATTTGGTGAATAAAGCCGGTGGTGGTTGCAATGATCTTATTTATAGTGGGCACATGTTTGTTGCTGTCCTGACTGCTATGGCATGGACG GAAGCGTACGGGGGATGGATATCAGTTGGGATATGGTTTCTAGTCCTGCACAGTGCCCAGAGGGAGATACGGGAGCGTTATCATTATAGTGCCGACTGTGTTGTAGCAATTTACGTTGGAATCCTCTTGTGGCGGGTCACTGGGTTCATCTGGTCCACGAGGGATTCAGATCAAGCCAGAAGACTTGCCAAACTCGACGAAGTTCAGAACAGATTATTTCATGCTGCAAAGGACTCGGACATCGACGAAATAAGGGGGCTGCTAAATGAAGTTGAGATGGCTGGACAGCCAAAGAAGACCTTCTCACAGGGTGTCATCTTATCCTTTGCTGCTTTTATGATTACATTCACCCTCCTGTTTGCTCTCCTTGCATTCTCACTTACTAGCAATGGATGA
- the LOC123161126 gene encoding protein PHLOEM UNLOADING MODULATOR isoform X4, with amino-acid sequence MPRPKAERPVPPPACRRSLAAGGLGLAAAAYVGVDYLSRTSPSLHGRLQPAIWAALALATAARAPFYRRWDAEIRAAPWFLAAMIFMFAALLCEAISVRFVSSVLGLRWHRSTAPLPDTGQWLLLALNERLPQTVVYLLRAHIISLHHYLMLFIMLGFSAFFDCIKGPGLGIGTRYMFAMAVGRFLRTITFVSTILPSARPWCAAARYKIPDHPHAWAQKYYAPYASDPRAIRRVILVDMPYAIVQNYSDHYRPDWAHMSFLIDILRPSAGEGPSWYHLVNKAGGGCNDLIYSGHMFVAVLTAMAWTGHPYVQTFLCHNQGSVIRPPLLTCGSALALECKNFVVVKTSAWCYVSSSLQYERHATFGQFLCLIFVLSINPCTNTHLF; translated from the exons ATGCCGAGACCCAAGGCAGAGAGGCCCGTGCCGCCGCCGGCCTGCCGCCGGTCCCTCGCGGCGGGCGGGCTGGGCCTGGCGGCCGCGGCGTACGTGGGCGTGGACTACCTCAGCCGCACGTCCCCCTCGCTGCACGGGCGGCTGCAGCCGGCGATCTGGGCGGCGCTGGCGCTCGCCACCGCCGCGCGGGCGCCCTTCTACCGCCGCTGGGACGCCGAGATCCGCGCCGCCCCGTGGTTCCTCGCCGCCATGATCTTCATGTTCGCCGCCCTGCTCTGCGAGGCCATCTCCGTCCGGTTCGTCTCCAGCGTGCTCGGCCTCCGGTGGCATAG ATCTACTGCTCCTCTTCCGGACACTGGTCAGTGGCTTCTTCTAGCACTAAACGAGAGGCTTCCTCAAACTGTGGTTTATCTATTGAGAGCCCACATCATCAGTCTACATCATTACTTGATGTTGTTTATCATGTTGGGATTCTCGGCATTTTTTGACTGCATCAAAGGTCCTGGCCTTGGAATAGGCACAAGGTATATGTTTGCTATGGCGGTCGGGCGTTTTCTTCGGACCATAACATTTGTTTCTACGATTCTTCCATCCGCAAGGCCTTGGTGTGCTGCCGCTCGATATAAAATACCTGACCATCCTCATGCTTGGGCCCAGAAGTATTATGCTCCGTATGCTTCTGATCCGCGTGCAATCCGCAGGGTCATACTAGTGGATATGCCATATG CCATTGTTCAAAATTATTCTGATCACTATAGACCTGATTGGGCACATATGAGCTTCCTAATAGACATATTGAGGCCCTCTGCCGGAGAGGGGCCTTCGTGGTATCATTTGGTGAATAAAGCCGGTGGTGGTTGCAATGATCTTATTTATAGTGGGCACATGTTTGTTGCTGTCCTGACTGCTATGGCATGGACG GGTCACCCCTATGTTCAAACATTCTTATGTCACAACCAAGGAAGTGTGATACGCCCACCCTTGCTAACATGTGGTTCTGCATTAGCCTTAGAG TGTAAAAACTTTGTTGTGGTGAAGACTTCAGCTTGGTGTTACGTATCTTCCTCTCTTCAATATGAACGCCACGCTACATTTGGACAGTTTTTATGTTTAATTTTTGTGTTGTCAATTAATCCCTGTACAAATACCCATTTGTTCTAA
- the LOC123157897 gene encoding shikimate kinase 2, chloroplastic, which translates to MEAAAGLAMQSRAVGAAGTGPRGRRSGPLGGDGPARASSLRVGGPAATAPALRARAARPVAPLCCVQTSRGHQSLHNSVDEALLLKRKAEEVQFELNGRCIYLVGMMGSGKSTVGKILAEVLGYSYFDSDSLVEQAVGMPSVAQIFKVHSEAFFRDSESSVLRDLSSMHRLVVATGGGAVIRPVNWRYMKKGLSIMLDVPLDALAKRIAQVGTASRPLLDQPSADPYTAAFTKLSVLAEQRGDAYANADVRVSLEELAAKKGHDDVSQLTPTDIAVEALQKIKNFITEHSMASGPFDDL; encoded by the exons ATGGAGGCGGCCGCGGGACTCGCGATGCAGTCGCGGGCGGTCGGGGCAGCCGGAACCGGGCCCCGTGGGCGCCGGAGCGGGCCTCTCGGCGGGGACGGGCCGGCGCGGGCGTCGAGCCTGCGCGTCGGAGGCCCGGCCGCGACCGCGCCGGCGCTGCGGGCTCGCGCGGCCAGGCCAGTCGCCCCGCTCTGCTGCGTCCAGACATCGAGAG GTCATCAGAGCTTGCATAACTCAGTTGACGAAGCCCTCTTGCTAAAG AGGAAAGCAGAAGAAGTTCAGTTTGAATTGAATGGGCGTTGTATTTACCTAGTTG GAATGATGGGCTCTGGAAAGAGCACGGTGGGCAAGATATTAGCCGAAGTCTTGGGTTATTCATACTTTGACAGTGATAGTTTGGTAGAACAGGCAGTCGGAATGCCTTCCGTTGCTCAAATATTCAAGGTTCACAGTGAAGCATTTTTCAGAGACAGTGAG AGTAGTGTCCTGAGAGATTTATCCTCAATGCATCGGCTAGTTGTTGCTACTGGAGGCGGTGCTGTTATTAGGCCAGTTAACTG GAGATATATGAAGAAAGGTCTGTCTATCATGTTGGATGTGCCTTTGGATGCACTTGCGAAGCGCATTGCACAAGTTGGGACTGCTTCTCGGCCCCTTCTAGATCAGCCATCTGCTGATCCATACACAGCG GCTTTCACGAAACTCAGCGTGCTCGCTGAGCAAAGAGGGGATGCTTACGCAAACGCCGATGTGAGGGTTTCTCTTGAAG AGCTTGCAGCTAAAAAGGGTCATGATGATGTCTCTCAGCTAACCCCAACTGATATTGCTGTCGAG GCCCTGCAAAAGATTAAGAATTTTATCACTGAGCATTCCATGGCCAGTGGCCCATTCGACGACTTATAA